GATAGGGAGCATACTGTGATTGATTTGACATGACCGACATCGGAGTGCCTTGTCTTGACACTGGGTCGCTGAAGTACTGCTGAGTAGCTATCTGAGGTGCCTGTAACTGTTGCGCAGCTCGAGGTCGGGGAGCTGGAATCCTATTGCTGATATAATACCTTTGTCGAGTGGAGGCCCGGATATTCGACACAGTACTAGGGGCCATAGAACGAACAGATCCTGCAGGAGTTGCGGATCGGTAGTAGTTATTATAAGGACCTGGAGACATCTGTGTGCTGGCAATAGAAGGAATGGAGGGCGTCCGCACAGGACGAGCAGGCCTTTGAGGTGTCGCGGGGATATAGCTATAGGGTGTTATCCGCCCATTCTCAACGGGGTACGGGCGTGCGCTGCGAATAGAATTTTGCGTAGCTACTGCCTGCAAGGGTCCAACGTAGGATTTTTGGGAGTACGCTGAGCGATCTGACCCAAAAGAACTGGTGCTGAATCTTTTTTCGCGCTTTTCTGCCAGACTCAAAGCAAGCAGAGCTTCGGGATTTGGTCGCGGTTTCGGCTCTGGGATATAAGACATAGCAGCCAGATAGAATGCAAAAAGTAGGACTAAAAAGTTCTTCAAATTTTCGGCAGATATGTTTAATAATTTGAAGGCTTACGAAGTCCTGAAAGTGACCAACTACCATAGATTGCTGCAGTTTGAACTGTTTTGCAAGTTGATACTGGGCCTGAGTAATGGTTAGGTATGCTTATAGTAATGCCAGTTATTCTACTGACCAAGATTATTACATGGAATGTCCTGGTTAAAAAGAGCAAGGGCGACGGTCCCGCCTAGATAGAGAGTCAGAAGAAATACATTAAATTGTGATTATAGACTTGCCGACTTGGAAAAAAAGTAGAATTGCTATGCGGATGCCGTCCAGCCAAAGACGAAAGCGGAATATAAGCCTATACCATTTCATCGTTATACACAATTCACGTTTCCGATGAAATATGGTTACATTAGGTAGAACATGACGGAAGAGAGCGCATCGATCGTCACAAGGACGATAACGACAGTGCCTTGAACGCAAATGAAAGATGAGTCTGGGTGAAATTTCGAGGAGTCGATGTACTCACGTTGTTCGACATCGTACGACGCCCATCCTCGCACCAAAAGAACGGCATATACCGCCGTAAACCCAATACTAAGCATTGTGGACACGGCTTCAGGCTCTCATGTCAACGATGACTAGACAGTACCATTGAAAATATAAAGCATACATAGCACCAGGACGCGAACCATCTTAAAGATCGACCATGATCTAGCATTATTGACCGCCATTGCTTATTCTGCTCCGATAGCAGGGTATCCcaaccaaaaaagaaaaatagaaaagaaCGTGCGGGTACCCAAGAAAAATAAACGAatgagagaaagagaagaaaagagcCACCAGGACGACGAAAAGGTCGAGAGCAGCCAAAGAACGACTCTGAACCgtttcaaagaaaagaaaaggcgaGAAAAAAGGGTGACACATATTCACCGCAGGCCATTCTTATGAGAGGCCATTCTCAGTGGGAAAGCTATGATTCATATGCACAGAAGATGATCCTGATTGACGATTGACAAGACAGATCTGCCTACTGCTATTCTTGCTGCACAGCGGCAGTGTGAATGTGGCAGATGGATAGGTTTCGTGCATACACAGGACGGAATTAATCAGGGCGCTGGCTGCCAGGTGGGTTTATCTGAGACTCGGCAGAGAATGTCCAAAGAAACGGTAGACTGGTAGTAACCATGAAAGCGCGAATGGTATTGAGAGGAGGACAAGGTCGCGAGCAGTTCctagatgacgatgatgaacgAAAGAGAAGGCCTAAAATTAGACAGGGGCTCAAAGAATTCTCACGGTCGCAACACGCCCTTGGGACTTGGGCTAACCAACTTTAACTGTGCCATGATTGTCTATAAAGAACTCGTTCTGACAGCGCTCGTGCCCCCCTCCCTACCAAACTGGAGGCCAGCGCCCGCGTCTTGACATATGTCAGAACAACAACCTCTCCTCCCGGCCCATAATTCTCCATACGATGACCGCGGCGAGTCAGAGTCGCAAGGAGACAAAGGCCGCTTGACTGAATTTCGCACCAAGACGGCCCATGTACTCGAGCACCCGACACTGCATAAAGTAGTAATCACCCTGGTACGTTATCTCCTAGTTTCATCGTCCAACTCCCAACCGACGTCCTTGTCCATCTCAAACAATCGTTCGGTAAAAATAGATCACCGTGGACGCCATCTGTGTGCTTGCAGATCTAGCGTACAGTTTCCTATCGCCCACTTGTGCGCCTCCTGGCGAAGGCGATAACCCGGAATGGCTTGAGGTTCTCTCTCATATTTCGCTGGCCATCACCACTCTTTTCCTGATTGAAATTCCGCTCAATCTGTGGGCCTTTGGCCCGCAACACATAAATCCCTTTGGACCAGTCCCTCATGCAGGGTTACATGCGTTTGATTCCATCATTATCTTGACAACATTTGTCCTGGAGGTCATACTCCgtggaaaagaaagagagctGGCCGGATTGCTTGTCATACTTCGTCTGTGGAGGCTTGTCAAGTTGGTCGGAGGTAGACATTTCTAATCAGTTACTCAATTTCAGTGTGCTAAAGAACTTTGCTAGGAGTGGCCGTGGGCGCGGGGGAACTCGAGGAAGAAACAGCTAAGGAActggaagaaatgaaagcCGAACTTGACAAAGTCAGAGCGGAGCTAAACGACACCTTGAAAGAAAACGCAATCCTCAAGGCAAGGCTTCAACAAATACAAGAATAATGGACTTGGATTTCTATTTGCTGCAAGGATACTAAAGTTACATGGGATAATACAGTAATTAGGATGTGCCGATGATAGTAATATCGTTGAAAGCCTGGTCCATATGCCATTTGCTCTCGTGTCATAAGATGCTAAATGTcccaaaaaaaatgtagTCGTTAGCGTGCCCAGTCTCAGAGGCGTATGGGATCAGCTCTGATCCATTCGGATAGTCGGGGAAGAGGAATAGGCTTGTCATCGTCTGTAACAGACAGTGGGAAAGAGCTCTTGTGCGCATGGTAATGCGTTGTGTACTGGGCCGGGCTCTCCGACCTCGCCAAAACTCCAGACTCGCGGAATTTCTCAACGTATCGTGAGCCTGCGACACCAACGCCTGCAGTGCGGTCCGGGAACGATGGGAAGCTCAAGTCGAAGGACGTGTGCGCGATGGGGTTCAAAGTAGGAGAGGTACGAGTAGACGAGGCTGAGCCTTGCGGTCTGGCAAACGGATGGTCAATGCCGCGGCGAATATTCGTCGGTGCCCATGGGGTCGATTCCTCAATCGAATCACGAATGGGATACGCTTTCTTTCTCCCAGAAGTAGACTCGATATCCTCGTAGAAGGCACTGTATGgatcttcgtcgtccgaaTAGGGTTTGGTTTGGAAGAAGTCCCGAACAACTTTATCTTTGTTCGGAGATGCGCGATTTTGTCCGAACCAATCTATCGTGTATACGGTTTGCCTCCAGATATGGGGATATGAGTCTTTGTGAACGAGGGTTGAAATAGCCAATGTCAAGAAATATGCGAGAGCTATGAGGAACTAAATTAGATACAATGGCGAATATACCGTTAGCGACTTACAAAGAACGCTACTGAGCCATGACGATGGCACTAGGAGCAGAGAAGACGTGCATGCGCCCGAATTGGTTATAGAAATAGATTCAACACCATTGAACTCGTTGAGATTCGGGTGGCATGCATCAAGACCGTTGACGGTGGCACTGAGGGCTCCAGCTATACCAGTGTTAGACTAGGAAGGAAGCCTGAGGGACGAAATAGCATACCTAACTGGAAGAAACTCATTAACCCCACCCAACCACATTCTATGAAAGTGCGGGAAATCTGATGTCTAGGGCGAAAAAATTCCGCTAGGGCACTGTATAGACAATCAATAAGAATGTTGGTGGCGAAAACTAGGGTGATCGCACTTACAATATGATACATAGAAGGAACAATGAGCTCTCGAACGCGATAAAGATCGAGGATGCAGGTGTTGACGGTGCCGTGTTGATGTTCCATGAAGCGAAAATGAGAGTAAGGAAAGCGAGGTTGCCTAAAAGAGCTAATGGGAGCGCGTTTTCAAGGTGAGCCATAACAATTTAGGGTTCGAAGAACACAACACGCACTGAGGAGAACCAAACGAAAGATTAGAAAGGGGTTTCGTAGCAGGTGGCTCGTGAGAGGGGTCTCGATAAGACCAGACTCTGCATGTTGGAAAGACATCGTAAAGGGATAATACAAGCAGATAGAATTGGTTCGTTCTAGAGAGTTCTTAGCAAGCAAAGGATACTATCGACCAGCGGGCTGCGTGAATTGAGGCGAAAGGGAAGAGACAGAATACAAAATCAAGACGAAACGAGCCTGCAGATAAAGCAAACAGAAGAGCAGTGGCCCGAATCCTTTGTCCAGCCAGTGACGGGGGAAGAGATCAATGGTTCGGTTTGGCATCCCTTTATGAAGCATACCGGGTCGGCCCTTACTTGATGGGACACGGTGGCATTCTGCCGCTATGTGGGAGCCAAGAAGGCGCTGGCTGAGTGGAACAATGCCCAAAAAAATTTCTCATAGCGCTGCATCTCGAGTACAAGGCCATTGTGTGTCGAACAATAAGAGCTGCATTTACCTAACAGACCGCGTGGTTACCCATCAACTCGCCAGTTCAAACTAGGCGCTCACGCTGGGGTTAGGGTTTCGGTGATCGCCGACGAGCGACTTGGGACACGCGTCTCGTGCTCGACGCGTAATGCAAGAAAGGACTTTGCTCTAGCTCTACTATCATACCACCACAACCATGGAGACTTCCTTCGCAATCACCGGAAAGGGCTACCTCATTATGGCTGCAGACACAACAGCGGCCAGGTCCATCGTCAAAATGAAGGTCGACGAGGACAAAATCAAGACCCTCAGTCCCCATCTTCTCATGGCCTATTCAGGAGAGCCAGGCAAGCCCAGCAACCCTCTGCGCCCCGCAAGGCCACGCTAACAGATCGTACAGGAGACACCGTGCAATTCGCCGAATACGTCGAGCGCAACATCCGTTTATACCAGATCAGAAACCTATACGCCCTCCGTCCCTCGGCAGCTGCATCATGGATCCGCAGGGCTCTTGCAACCTCACTGAGATCCCGAAAGCCATACTCCGTCAACCTTCTTCTCGGCGGCTATGACACTGCAACACACGACCCACATCTGTACTGGATTGATTATCTCGGCACCATGTCAGAGGTGCCGTTCGCCGCTCACGGTTACGGTGCCTATTTCGCACTGAGTTTGCTCGATCGGTGAGCTGTGCACTTTGttttgcttcttctttcACACGTGCTTATTTGTATTTCTTATCTACACAGGTATCACGACCCAGAGGCTACTCTCGAAGAGGGTCTTGCCACGCTAAGACGCTGCCTTGACGAGGTGGCGAAGCGTCTCGTGGTAAGCCCTGGAAAGTACAAAGTCAAGATTGTAGACAAGGATGGCATCCGCGAAGTTGATCTGTAAATTCGTTGTGTATCATgtattttttctctctttgctaCTACCccttcatttcatttcatttcattccaGTACAGAATCACTGCCGTTGGCATTTGTCAAATTTGCCATGTGTGACTTCTTTGATTCCAGTGTAGATTTAATATCTCTTACATCCGCACCCTTGATCTAATCGCTGACTTCGGCATGTGGATCAATCGTCCTCGTTTAAAGTATCATCCATTCAGGAATCATATCAAACCCTCGGGAAGCCAAATGACACTTTTACTGATACAGTTCATCCAAACTATGGTTATACAGATTATCCCATACACCCCAGAGTAAAAGATCGTTCAACAACATGGTACAAGAAAGTACAAATACTGATACATACACCGTAAGTAACGTTAGTGATAAAGACAAATGAAGGTCATCCAGTGAAAGAGTGAAAGTGGGCAAGATGCATGCATCTTGGTGCTAGCTAGCTAGTAATAGTAGACGTTCTATGTATGATAGCGAAGAGGAAATGTTCAACTGAACGCCCCCGTCGAGCGGAGCACGCTATTGGGGTGGCCGACCGTCATCTATTGAATCAGATTTCCTTCTGGGGCCTGAAGGTCTTGACGGTTTTGACCGCATGGATTGGGACACTTCCAGAGGTTTTAGGGCAGCTGTTAGCGCGCGTGCGTCAAGAGTATATGTCGTGGATGGTGTCCGTTTGGCGCGGGGTAGTGGCCGAGAGTGTGTAGGGACTTGGGGTAGcggttgaggttgaggttgaggatgGGGTTGAGGAGGATGGGGTAGAGGTTGGTGCCGTGTTCCCGGCTGAATGTGATGTTCTATTAGCGGCTGCTGTGGCGGAGGTTGTTGTACAGAGGATGTAACATTATCATGATGTTCAGTTGAATCAGGTTGCGGCAAAGGTTTCCGCTTCGCTCTCGGCCTGGACGTGGCGTCTAGCCGCGGCCAGTCACCAAGTGGAGGAGGTGAGGGAGGCAGCCGACGTATCTGCTGCTCGACacgcgcaggcgcaggcgcctGCGGCTCGGTCGTTTTGATGGCTGACTGCACAGAGCTGTGGTAGAAGggcgaagaggaggagaggtgCAGGTGCTGTGGAAGCAGGTGCTGCGGTGGCGGGGGTTTCTGTTGCGTCTGCTGTGAAATAGGAGGCGGGTTCCTCTGAATCTCTGGTTCGATGACACGAGTGTCACGAACAGCTACAGGCGCTGGGGCGGGTACTAAAGAGAGGGGAAGGGCGCTCTGGCGTGAAATACCACCTTCCTCTGATGTCGCTGCATGGAACACAGTTTCTGGTGACTGGTAATGCTCAATCTCATATTCCAGCCCTAGCCCCGAGCGATACGACAGACCAGAATTGTACGACAATATAGGCTCGCGATGGGTAGGGGGGAGGCGTGGGATGGGTGCAGCAATAATAGGTGCTGCGTTCCCTCCCACGAATCGCGGGTACTGGTACTCTGGTGATAAATTTCGCACACCATCATTGTCCTTGATGCTCTGGTTGGCCACGATTGGGAAGCGACTGACGGCGCAGTGGAGTATCGTCGGGtcgtctcttttctttaCTATGGTCAGGATGGACAGAAAAATGAGATAGCCGAGTACTAGATGACGTATGGGTAATTAAGAGACAATTACGAGAAGATGAAATGTCAAGATACTCACAAAGGGTCGCGCATATCCAAGTGAATGCCTGCAGCACCTGAGCGGACGTACAGGCCGAAGAGCTAGTTGTGGCCACTAGTGGATTGAGCGGCAGTTGAGCGGTGGTAAGCCTGGGGCGACGACGACTCAAATGATGGTACATACATATCTGAGTGGAATCGCAAATCTGGCTGCTACTCTGGGCAGTGagagcagcagcggcagctTCGGGGGATGATGTCAATCagatgaacaaaaaaaattgacagAGGACGCGTACCAAGTTCGAATATGCAATAAACCCCAACCCATGCGAGTTCGAACCAAACTCTGACAATGAGGGCATGTTTTCTGTTCAGATCGAAAAAGAGTCTGCGACAAGAGAGATCAGGTCCGATGTCGCGGAGGGGACGGAGACAGAAATGTCTACATGGTCAAAATGAGCAAGAGCCCCGAGGTTCCCACAAAGATAAGCAGTCCATCGGTCTGTTTGGCATTGCCTGGAGGAAACGGGTGAGTATATGGCTGTCAGGCAGAGAAAGAGTCATCGACTGACGAAGACCAGAGCTTGACTCGATTGTGCTAAGATTCCAGACAGCGACGCTCGTGATGACAGCATTGGCGACAAGGAAGACGGCTGGGAGAAATAGCGGAACGGAGACATTAATAAACGGAACTACAGCTGAAGCAGAGGCGAGAACTGACCAAAGACGCAGTAGCGGAGGATCTGGAGGAGATTGAGCATGGCAGACGCATAGGGGAGGAGGGGTGAAGAGAGCGTGGAGAGCCGGTCGACGGACTGATATGTTATGAGAGAGAAGCCAGCCAGCAAGATAACACTTTGCAAGAATAGCTCGTCTCTTCAATTCGCCGCCAGTTCAAACTCAGCTCGACAGCCCCATCATGCTTCCATCAAAATAGTTTCCGATTAGGGTAATAAGTAATCATAAACAGATATGTTTTCCTAGCTCATCCTGGCACGCTCACCCGCTCACTTGCGTTCGAGCCGGCTGTCTGGAACAGTTCTGCTTGCAGCCCCGTATACACTCCAAGCAGCCCGTTCGACTTTCTTTCGTCCGCTTCCAGTTCATACCGCCCCCCGGATCGAGTCTCTCCCTCAGATCCCTCAGAGTTTACCCGCCGTGGCGGCCGTGAAAATGTAGCCAGCTGTGCCAGGCGTCCCCGTACACTTCTGCCGCGTGATGCTGTTGATCCAGAGTTGTGATGTTCTCTCCCAGGTGGTATTCCGGATGACAGCCCTGCGACATATGATCGCACTTCGTGGGAAGTGTCCTGCAATAGTACATCCACAAGTTGCTCCAGCATCCTCGGGATTGTATGTCCATGACGAAGCAGTGCAGCTGTTGTGTCACCAGCATCAGGTGAGCTCTTCTACCGTTGCAGATGAGGAGCGGAAACAGATTCACCGTGTGTCACAGCTGCAAAACGAGCTGCCCCGATGCGAACCCCTTCAATTTGGTCACGCGCTAGATTAGCAACAGAATCCAGGATTCCTGCATCACTCGAAACCAACAGTTCTCCCTTCTGGTTGGTCGTGAGCGCCAGTGTTTGTTGACAAGCGATAAATCTAGCGTTAAGTCATATCCATCAACAAATTCACGAAATAGAGTTGCACTACAAACTCACGTCATCCGCCTTCGATAATTTGATGATGCTGCCAATTGTTGAAGCTGAGAACGAATGGTATCTAGGGCACCTTTCTGCGACGCGAAAGCATCCCAAATCTCCGAAAGCTAGATGAAAGATAATTGACGCGTCAATATCACATCAACTTGCCTCATCTAAATTGAAACGTACAGCCAATGTCGCAGCCTCTCGTACTGAAGCGACACCGTCCTCCAGGCCCTTCTGGAGAAGATCTCGAGCGAGCGAAATGTTATCTAGACCTATCAAATTAACCCAACTGACCATATTTTTCTCTATCagctctcgctctcgccAACCGCGCAATCTACCCTCATTCCATGCCGTCAGCAGTCCTTCTACGAGTGGTTTCCCTACCTCTTTCTGTAGCACCTCTAACAAATCGTGCAATGATTCGATGGCTTTCGTCCGgacttcctcctcatccgattGAATACTACTCCACCAAACATCCACTAAATCCCTTTGCGCATTCTCTTTCCCGATTATCTTCGCAAGCTCGCCTAAACTAGCCGCGAAGGTTCTCCGAACTCCGCTTCCAGTATTAGCAGCAATGTCGAGATAGGCTTCCCGCAGTTCCCCCCATCGCCCTCCTCCGAGCGTCACTGCAACCGCAGGGAAATTAAATGCGCAAATTAACGGTCTTTTAGGGTCTTGGAAGAAAGATTCCAACGGCGTTTGTGCGCGAATACTCTCCTCAGACAATTCTTGCTGTCCATCGCGTACACGGCGGTCCTCTTTTCGGCCGAGAAAAAGGTATATCAGCTCCTGCGGCGGTCCATCTGGATCCTCATGAAAGGTATGGATGACTTCACCAAGCGCTTCTAGCACTCCGGAACGAACAGTGGGGTGATGATCGGCAGACAATGCGACAATGGTTTCGAGAGCCACCGTTCTCCTTTGAGCAGGAGATAAACGCGTGAGGATGGCCGGAAGTGCAAAAAGTGCTGAATGCCGAACATGCCACACTCCATCCCATCGTAGGGCATCAAAAAGAGGTAGCTTAAAATACAGTTTAGATGTTTATGTGGATATTTTCTGAAAATATGAACATACCAAAGAATTAATCACTACTTCCTCTGGCACAACTTTTGCCAATGCCCCCAGGGCAAATGATGCCTCTCGTCTAACCCAATAGACGTTGTCGCGACCCACCCgcccaacctcttcaacaaacgCGAGTTGTGTTTCCTTGGACAGGACACCTTGCCACTAAATTAGACCGAGATAATGATTTAAGATATAGCTTACTCACCGCTAGCTGTCACAGCTGCCATGAGAGACATGCAGGACAATCTGCCGACAGCAGCTTGCTCGTCTTCTCCATCATCTACGTCATCCCTTATGCACAATTATGAATATTATCTCCACAGGGCTTGTCATGCAGACTCACCAATTGTCGGAATCATTCGTGTCAACAGCCATTGGAGAGCCCGGATCAGAGTGTGAAGAAGAGGGTGCATGTAGGTTTGAAAATTGAGTCCCGGCAGAACTGGGACCAGCAGGTGATGATGTTTGTGCGTCTGTATGAAACTGTGCACCGGCAGAACTGGTTGTTTGATCGATGACAGAGCGCATGGATACATTTTCGTGTCGATCGGCATTAGAGCTCTGTGAAGATAATGAGGGGAAATAGGGATTCGATTCTGAGAATTGAGAAGAAGTGGCTGGGTGTTGCTGGCCTTGCGACACTGGTGGTTCCTGTTCAGGCTCATAATCCACATCTAATTTCCCCATGCCGATAACGACTTGCTGGAGAATCTCCTGCGTAAACATGGCACGTTCCCGATGGCCAAAGAGACCAGTTGCTAATGGcgcctcatcgtcatcgtcctcgtcctcgtcctctctTCGCGTTCTTGTGATTTCCCACGGGTGAATAATGTCACTCGAAGGATGGTGATGACGCCTCTGGAAAGCTCCAAATTGGCGGTCATCAGCCTTTTTCATACGCGATAGAAGATCGACAACTGCAAAACGGGCAGCACCTCCGACCATCGGATTTGAACTCAGCAGCAATGTGCCGAGTATTGGAGTAAATGCCTGTACGGAAATAGTGACTGTCGTTGAGGACGACGCGTAGGCCTCCTCTGGCTTGGGGTCATCGGGGATAATTTGGCAGTCCTAGCAGATAGGGAGAGCAGCATGAACACCCAAGAGAGCACTCGAAACCAAGAAACACGCACGGTGAAGAACCACCAGATGATAGGGACTAGCTCTGCCGCAAGAGCTTCCTTGACATGTTCATCTGGAGACAAAGAATCAGAAGGAGGATGGGGTCATCGGGGGGCGACATGATGCTGACCGTCATCCATGGCAAGACCGCTTAGCAGCGGGAGGACGTACTCGACTGCCTCCTGCGGGGTGACGTGGAGAAGATACTCGGGGAGGGCATGGGCGATGAAGACGCGATGAAAGGCGGCCTTGCTGCGCGAATAGAGGTAGATCTTCTCGAGGGTGCTGaggccgtcgtcgtcgagggCGAGATCTAGGGCATGGTCGACCGGCTGTGGAAAGTGGTCGTCAGTAGGGAGACCTGGTGTTGGCGGAGCGGTGGGCTGctggggcgggggcgggggcagGGGGAGGTCGAGGTCGGGAGAGGAGGGCGGGGTGAAGTAGGCGGAGGGGGACGCCAGGGGACGAGCGGGAGAAGTCGGAGGGGTGAAGAAGGGAGTGTGGGGGTTGTCGGGGTCGATGCGGAAGTTGTCGGGCCAGGAGGGCGGGGGCGGGAGGGGGATGTGCGTCGGTGGCCCGGACATGGTTGCAGTCACAGAACGAGAACTTTGAAGAACATCACTCAGTTTTTCAAACAACACAACACATGACGTCACGTTCCTCTAATTTACAGTCTGGGCTAATTTACGATCATGACGACACCGTTCCCCGCACAACTGCATCCAACTCGCGTGCAAAGTACTCTATGTTGTGTGTGTTCAGTCCCGCCATCGAAATACGTCCATTCCCAGTCAGATAGATGTGCGACTTTTCTACAAGCGCCTTGCTCTGCGCCGGGCTGATTCCTGTGAAGCTGTGTGTCCCGTTTAGTCGATCTCGCTACCTGTTGCTCAAGCGCGCGCGTACCTGAACATCCCAATCTGGTTCACAATGTGGTCCCAGTTTCCCGGCGTCTGCAGCTTTTCCGTCAGCAGGCGGTGTAGCTCTCGTCGCATTTCAATGATGCGGCCTGCCATGGTCTGGATGTCGCGTTTCCATTCTTCGAACAGGCCAGCGTCATTCAGGATCAGCGACACCTGTGAATTGCCTAATCAGTCATTCGGCCTTCATATCAGTGCCATATATTCCTCACAAGTCTCGCCCCGTGCGACGGCGGGTTGCTGATCTCGCTCCGCTGTAAGACCGACAGCTGCGACTTGACCCGGTTCGCAGTCTCTGTGTTCGGCGAAACGACGTGAAGTGCACCAACGCGCTCTCCGTACAGCCCGGCATTTTTTGCAAAGCTCTGTCATTCAGCGTTAGATTCTCGTGATCGCTCCATTCTACGGCGTCCGGCGCTTACCTGGCACACCAACAGCGGGAGCCCTAGCTCCACAAAGAGTCGTACTGCCCATGCATCCTTGTCCAGGTCGCCGCTGGCGAACCCTTGGTATGCACAATCAAAGAAAGTATAGTGCTTTTTCGACGCGATCACCTCCGCGATTGCCTTCCACTGTTCAGGCGTAGGATCAACGCCAGTTGGGTTGTGAGCACATGCATGCAGCAAGAAGACCGATCGTTCCGGGGCGCCCTTCAAGGCGTCTATGAATCCATTAAAGTCCAGGCCAATGGTCTTTGGATCATAATATGCATATTCAACTGGCTCGATCCCAACGTTCCTAAAGATGGCGTGATGGTTTGCTGACCTCCCTTCAGTGCCCAAAATATTACTAGGAATGTAATTAAAAGGCTTACCCCATGTAGGGTTGCTCAGATACACCCTCGCCGGTCCGTTCCATTTGTAAAATTTGGACAAAAATAGGGCTCCAAGGTGGTTAGCACCCGTTCCTGAGATGGTCTGCACGCTGACCACCCTACCCTCCTTAATAGCGGGCGAGTCTGCTCCGAGGATCAATTTGGCA
This Psilocybe cubensis strain MGC-MH-2018 chromosome 3, whole genome shotgun sequence DNA region includes the following protein-coding sequences:
- a CDS encoding Voltage-gated hydrogen channel 1, coding for MSEQQPLLPAHNSPYDDRGESESQGDKGRLTEFRTKTAHVLEHPTLHKVVITLITVDAICVLADLAYSFLSPTCAPPGEGDNPEWLEVLSHISLAITTLFLIEIPLNLWAFGPQHINPFGPVPHAGLHAFDSIIILTTFVLEVILRGKERELAGLLVILRLWRLVKLVGGVAVGAGELEEETAKELEEMKAELDKVRAELNDTLKENAILKARLQQIQE
- a CDS encoding putative proteasome subunit beta type-4 is translated as METSFAITGKGYLIMAADTTAARRARQAQQPSAPRKATLTDRTGDTVQFAEYVERNIRLYQIRNLYALRPSAAASWIRRALATSLRSRKPYSVNLLLGGYDTATHDPHLYWIDYLGTMSEVPFAAHGYGAYFALSLLDRYHDPEATLEEGLATLRRCLDEVAKRLVVSPGKYKVKIVDKDGIREVDL
- a CDS encoding Serine/threonine-protein phosphatase 4 regulatory subunit 1; amino-acid sequence: MSGPPTHIPLPPPPSWPDNFRIDPDNPHTPFFTPPTSPARPLASPSAYFTPPSSPDLDLPLPPPPPQQPTAPPTPGLPTDDHFPQPVDHALDLALDDDGLSTLEKIYLYSRSKAAFHRVFIAHALPEYLLHVTPQEAVEYVLPLLSGLAMDDDEHVKEALAAELVPIIWWFFTDCQIIPDDPKPEEAYASSSTTVTISVQAFTPILGTLLLSSNPMVGGAARFAVVDLLSRMKKADDRQFGAFQRRHHHPSSDIIHPWEITRTRREDEDEDDDDEAPLATGLFGHRERAMFTQEILQQVVIGMGKLDVDYEPEQEPPVSQGQQHPATSSQFSESNPYFPSLSSQSSNADRHENVSMRSVIDQTTSSAGAQFHTDAQTSSPAGPSSAGTQFSNLHAPSSSHSDPGSPMAVDTNDSDNWDDVDDGEDEQAAVGRLSCMSLMAAVTASGVLSKETQLAFVEEVGRVGRDNVYWVRREASFALGALAKVVPEEVVINSLLPLFDALRWDGVWHVRHSALFALPAILTRLSPAQRRTVALETIVALSADHHPTVRSGVLEALGEVIHTFHEDPDGPPQELIYLFLGRKEDRRVRDGQQELSEESIRAQTPLESFFQDPKRPLICAFNFPAVAVTLGGGRWGELREAYLDIAANTGSGVRRTFAASLGELAKIIGKENAQRDLVDVWWSSIQSDEEEVRTKAIESLHDLLEVLQKEVGKPLVEGLLTAWNEGRLRGWRERELIEKNMVSWVNLIGLDNISLARDLLQKGLEDGVASVREAATLALSEIWDAFASQKGALDTIRSQLQQLAASSNYRRRMTFIACQQTLALTTNQKGELLVSSDAGILDSVANLARDQIEGVRIGAARFAAVTHAALLRHGHTIPRMLEQLVDVLLQDTSHEVRSYVAGLSSGIPPGREHHNSGSTASRGRSVRGRLAQLATFSRPPRRVNSEGSEGETRSGGRYELEADERKSNGLLGVYTGLQAELFQTAGSNASERSVDRLSTLSSPLLPYASAMLNLLQILRYCVFAVFLVANAVITSVAVWNLSTIESSSGLRNAKQTDGLLIFVGTSGLLLILTILFFDLNRKHALIVRVWFELAWVGVYCIFELAAAAALTAQSSSQICDSTQILATTSSSACTSAQVLQAFTWICATLLLGYLIFLSILTIVKKRDDPTILHCAVSRFPIVANQSIKDNDGVRNLSPEYQYPRFVGGNAAPIIAAPIPRLPPTHREPILSYNSGLSYRSGLGLEYEIEHYQSPETVFHAATSEEGGISRQSALPLSLVPAPAPVAVRDTRVIEPEIQRNPPPISQQTQQKPPPPQHLLPQHLHLSSSSPFYHSSVQSAIKTTEPQAPAPARVEQQIRRLPPSPPPLGDWPRLDATSRPRAKRKPLPQPDSTEHHDNVTSSVQQPPPQQPLIEHHIQPGTRHQPLPHPPQPHPQPQPQPLPQVPTHSRPLPRAKRTPSTTYTLDARALTAALKPLEVSQSMRSKPSRPSGPRRKSDSIDDGRPPQ
- a CDS encoding Aspartate aminotransferase, cytoplasmic, which codes for MADRIKQLVSHLSGTVMTAELWQDVPLAPPDSIFQLTAAYKADTFKDKVNLGVGAYRDNDNKPWVLPVVKKATAILLNDESLDHEYLPITGLAEFTTAAAKLILGADSPAIKEGRVVSVQTISGTGANHLGALFLSKFYKWNGPARVYLSNPTWGKPFNYIPSNILGTEGRSANHHAIFRNVGIEPVEYAYYDPKTIGLDFNGFIDALKGAPERSVFLLHACAHNPTGVDPTPEQWKAIAEVIASKKHYTFFDCAYQGFASGDLDKDAWAVRLFVELGLPLLVCQSFAKNAGLYGERVGALHVVSPNTETANRVKSQLSVLQRSEISNPPSHGARLVSLILNDAGLFEEWKRDIQTMAGRIIEMRRELHRLLTEKLQTPGNWDHIVNQIGMFRYARA